A section of the Pseudomonas tritici genome encodes:
- a CDS encoding inhibitor of vertebrate lysozyme family protein — protein sequence MTTLSFKAITAALLLGGSGLVMAANDGQSRANELLSADPQYRETWQGVVKKEERLPEWVLNLSGTAEQMNAVEEDGDKYLVGPLCETADTCLNKRLIVAFSLDKEDAYAMLVEVPAGLPADKSPTRHADYRFIGKPDEGMQKLLMEQLKKDPNWY from the coding sequence ATGACCACTCTGTCCTTCAAAGCCATTACTGCCGCCCTGCTTCTGGGCGGTAGCGGCTTGGTGATGGCCGCCAATGACGGCCAATCCCGAGCCAACGAATTGCTCAGCGCGGACCCGCAATACCGTGAAACCTGGCAAGGCGTGGTGAAGAAAGAAGAGCGTCTGCCGGAATGGGTATTGAACCTGTCGGGCACGGCCGAGCAAATGAATGCCGTGGAAGAAGACGGTGATAAGTATTTGGTTGGGCCGCTCTGCGAAACCGCTGACACGTGCCTGAACAAGCGCTTGATCGTTGCCTTCAGCCTCGACAAGGAAGATGCCTACGCCATGTTGGTGGAAGTCCCGGCCGGCCTGCCGGCGGACAAGTCACCCACGCGGCACGCCGACTACCGTTTTATCGGCAAGCCGGACGAGGGCATGCAGAAGCTCCTGATGGAGCAACTCAAGAAAGATCCGAATTGGTACTAG
- a CDS encoding ABC transporter ATP-binding protein, producing MSRLHRAPSEAVIEVRGLCNRFGRQSVHENLDLDLYKGEILAVVGGSGSGKSVLLRSIVGLRRPSEGEVRVFGKNLPNLSEHERSLVERRFGVLFQKGALFSSLTVTENVALPLIEHAGLSRRDAEHLAAVKLALAGLPLSAADKYPASLSGGMIKRAALARALALDPDILFLDEPTAGLDPIGAAQFDQLILTLRDALGLSVFLVTHDLDTLYTITDRVAVLAQKKVLVAGAIDVVSETDDAWIHEYFHGPRGRAALDAAQSLNEV from the coding sequence GTGAGTCGTCTACACCGAGCGCCCAGTGAGGCGGTGATTGAAGTGCGCGGGCTGTGCAATCGTTTTGGCAGGCAGAGCGTGCACGAGAACCTCGACCTGGATTTGTACAAAGGCGAGATCCTCGCGGTCGTCGGCGGGTCCGGCAGCGGTAAGTCGGTGCTGTTGCGCAGCATTGTTGGCCTGCGCCGGCCCAGCGAAGGTGAAGTGCGGGTGTTCGGTAAAAACCTGCCCAATCTTTCGGAACACGAACGCTCGCTGGTGGAACGACGCTTCGGCGTGCTGTTCCAGAAGGGCGCACTGTTTTCCTCGCTGACCGTCACCGAAAACGTCGCGCTGCCACTGATTGAACACGCCGGCCTCAGCCGCCGCGACGCCGAGCACTTGGCTGCGGTCAAGCTGGCCCTGGCCGGGCTGCCGCTGTCGGCGGCCGACAAATACCCGGCTTCGTTGTCGGGCGGCATGATCAAGCGCGCGGCCCTGGCCCGTGCGCTGGCGCTGGACCCGGACATCCTGTTTCTCGACGAACCCACCGCCGGCCTCGACCCGATTGGTGCGGCGCAGTTCGACCAACTGATCCTGACCCTGCGCGATGCGCTGGGCCTGAGTGTGTTCCTGGTCACTCACGACCTGGATACGCTGTACACCATCACCGACCGCGTGGCGGTGCTGGCACAGAAGAAAGTGCTGGTCGCCGGTGCCATCGACGTCGTCTCGGAAACGGACGACGCGTGGATTCACGAATATTTCCACGGCCCCCGGGGCCGCGCGGCATTGGATGCCGCTCAATCGCTTAACGAGGTATGA
- a CDS encoding M16 family metallopeptidase, whose protein sequence is MRRLLFACLLMSCAHAFAFDRLQVEGYTLPNGLQLLLKPGTERGHVAIRLVVGVGLDDFSCEDKELPHLLEHLLFSGIDGGGEGELEDRMQALGGEWNAYTSNADTTFVIEAPAQNQRKVLDLLLAIITRTELTDANINAAKQVVEREDGGHYSHLQRLLDRQDLGHTASNQLAVELGLKCAERAEVDHLTRDQLEKLRKNWYAPNNMTLIIVGDLDKLLPAYLERTYGQLDPVEPTEHPALPDIQHAAASHRELIHGWVGDSAKLHWLFPEPVLDEQHDETYDLLKDYLDWALYRQLRLKHGLSYGPWSEREVLGGVGFLSLNADLERENLPVAEQVLQDLKAQLLKDGLDPAVFARLQQAAIARQAWAVQGNSALADYYWSASSDYNKGRFSDPAKRIKAVSLDQTNQAMRQVFKQPGYWRIEKPLLSYDALSWIGAGVLGLIAIMLIGVRVYRKRIA, encoded by the coding sequence ATGCGTCGCCTGTTATTCGCTTGCCTGCTCATGAGCTGTGCCCACGCCTTTGCCTTTGACCGCCTGCAAGTCGAGGGCTACACCTTGCCCAACGGCCTGCAATTGCTGCTCAAACCGGGCACTGAGCGCGGGCACGTGGCGATTCGCCTGGTGGTGGGCGTAGGGCTGGATGACTTCAGTTGCGAGGACAAAGAGCTGCCGCACTTGCTGGAACACTTGCTGTTCAGCGGCATCGACGGCGGCGGCGAAGGCGAACTGGAAGACCGCATGCAAGCCTTGGGCGGGGAGTGGAACGCGTACACCAGCAATGCCGACACCACCTTTGTGATCGAAGCGCCCGCGCAAAACCAGCGCAAGGTGCTCGACCTGCTGCTGGCGATCATCACCCGTACCGAACTGACCGACGCCAACATCAACGCCGCCAAACAAGTGGTCGAGCGCGAAGACGGCGGCCACTATTCACACCTGCAACGCCTACTGGACCGCCAGGACCTGGGCCACACTGCCAGCAATCAACTGGCCGTCGAGCTTGGCCTCAAGTGTGCTGAACGTGCGGAGGTCGATCACCTGACCCGCGACCAATTGGAGAAGCTGCGCAAAAACTGGTACGCGCCTAACAACATGACGCTGATCATCGTCGGCGACCTCGACAAACTGCTGCCGGCTTATCTGGAACGCACCTATGGCCAACTCGACCCGGTCGAGCCGACTGAACACCCCGCGCTGCCTGACATCCAGCACGCCGCCGCCAGTCATCGTGAACTGATTCACGGCTGGGTAGGCGACAGCGCCAAGCTGCACTGGCTGTTTCCCGAGCCGGTGCTGGACGAACAGCACGACGAAACCTACGACTTGCTCAAGGACTACCTCGACTGGGCGCTGTACCGCCAACTACGCCTCAAGCACGGCTTGTCCTACGGCCCCTGGAGCGAACGCGAAGTACTCGGCGGCGTCGGCTTCCTCAGCCTGAACGCCGACCTTGAGCGGGAAAACCTCCCCGTAGCCGAACAGGTACTCCAGGACCTCAAGGCGCAACTGCTCAAGGATGGCCTCGACCCTGCGGTATTCGCGCGCCTGCAACAGGCTGCAATCGCGCGCCAGGCCTGGGCCGTTCAAGGTAACAGCGCGTTGGCCGACTACTATTGGAGTGCATCCAGCGATTACAACAAAGGCCGCTTCAGCGACCCGGCCAAGCGCATCAAGGCGGTGAGCCTGGACCAGACCAACCAAGCCATGCGCCAAGTGTTCAAGCAGCCCGGCTACTGGCGCATCGAGAAACCGCTGCTGAGCTATGACGCCCTCAGTTGGATCGGCGCCGGCGTACTCGGGCTGATCGCCATTATGCTGATCGGCGTGCGGGTTTATCGCAAACGGATCGCGTAA
- a CDS encoding ABC transporter permease, producing the protein MTTRTTAGAAHLDTSTTPPQLRITGDWTLAHYAGLKKLSDKLDGQYDAGARIDLNGLGALDTAGASLLVELLGPTRIEQSAEQTDCSLSAADRALLKTVYRSLNDFCVPEKAPEEATGIQVLARIGRAVDTVWQDSKKLLGFIGLILETFARGIFRPKRWRITPMVAHIEQTGLDAAPIVALLTFLVGAVVAFLGATVLKSFGATIFTVDLVAFSFLREFGVLLTAILIAGRTASAFTAQIGSMKANEEIDAIRTLGLDPMELLVLPRVLALLVSLPMLTFLAMLSGIVGGGVVCAVALDISPAMFLSLLQSDIGVQHFLVGMVKAPIFAFLIAAIGCLEGFKVSGSAESVGAHTTSSVVQSIFVVIVLDAVAALFFMEMGW; encoded by the coding sequence ATGACCACCCGTACGACCGCCGGCGCAGCTCACCTTGATACGTCCACCACCCCGCCACAGCTGAGGATTACGGGGGACTGGACGCTTGCCCACTATGCCGGCCTGAAGAAGCTGTCGGACAAACTTGACGGCCAATACGACGCCGGCGCGCGCATCGACCTCAACGGCCTCGGCGCGCTGGATACTGCCGGCGCCTCGCTGCTGGTGGAGTTGCTGGGGCCGACCCGTATCGAGCAATCCGCCGAACAGACCGATTGCAGCCTGTCAGCCGCCGACCGCGCGCTGCTGAAGACCGTCTACCGCTCCCTGAATGATTTTTGCGTGCCGGAGAAAGCACCGGAAGAAGCCACCGGCATTCAGGTGCTGGCGCGCATCGGCAGGGCGGTGGACACCGTCTGGCAGGACAGCAAAAAACTGCTGGGCTTTATCGGCCTGATTCTCGAAACCTTTGCTCGCGGTATTTTCCGCCCCAAGCGCTGGCGCATCACGCCGATGGTCGCGCACATCGAACAAACCGGCCTCGACGCTGCGCCTATTGTGGCCCTGCTGACCTTTCTGGTCGGCGCCGTCGTAGCGTTCCTGGGCGCCACGGTGCTCAAGAGCTTTGGCGCGACGATTTTTACCGTGGACCTGGTGGCCTTCTCTTTCCTACGCGAGTTCGGCGTGTTGCTTACCGCCATCTTGATCGCCGGCCGCACCGCCAGTGCCTTTACCGCGCAGATCGGCTCAATGAAGGCCAATGAAGAAATCGACGCCATCCGCACGCTGGGCCTCGACCCGATGGAACTGTTGGTATTGCCGCGCGTGCTGGCGTTGCTGGTGTCATTGCCAATGCTGACCTTTCTGGCAATGCTCTCCGGGATTGTCGGCGGCGGCGTGGTCTGCGCCGTGGCGTTGGATATTTCCCCGGCAATGTTTCTCTCGTTGCTGCAATCGGACATTGGTGTGCAGCATTTCCTGGTGGGCATGGTGAAAGCGCCGATCTTCGCCTTTTTGATTGCTGCCATTGGTTGCCTGGAAGGCTTCAAGGTCAGTGGCAGTGCCGAGTCGGTCGGCGCTCACACCACCTCCAGCGTGGTGCAGTCGATTTTCGTGGTGATCGTGCTGGATGCGGTGGCTGCGCTGTTCTTCATGGAGATGGGCTGGTGA
- a CDS encoding DUF5924 family protein, with the protein MPNLTRIITRILELMKRYPGVIALGGFISGVCSFILVDRQQGMASWIAVIMLVSWLWLMLENSFTQLFTKVFKREIPEPLLRYATQMIHQESLFFVLPFFFVTTAWNSGQSIFTGLLGAAALVSIIDPLYYKWLAPKRSLFLALHTLTLFAALLTALPIIMHLTTAQSYKLALGVAMVLSIPSLAVSLPLRSLKGWAMLLGVTAAIGCAGWFLRSWVPPATLWMTEVAISTQLQDRTPGDDLKEVNAAQLRSSGLYAYTAINAPRGLDERIYHVWKFNGKEVDRIALDIHGGRKEGYRAWTHKQNFPGDSVGRWQVQVLTEDGQVIGVLRFKVTDTAQTDNPK; encoded by the coding sequence ATGCCAAACCTGACCCGCATAATCACCCGCATCCTCGAGCTGATGAAGCGCTACCCAGGGGTGATTGCACTCGGCGGTTTTATCTCGGGTGTGTGCAGTTTCATCCTGGTGGATCGCCAGCAAGGCATGGCGAGCTGGATCGCCGTGATCATGCTGGTGAGCTGGCTATGGCTGATGCTGGAAAACAGCTTTACCCAGCTGTTCACCAAAGTCTTCAAGCGCGAAATTCCCGAACCCCTGTTGCGCTACGCGACCCAGATGATCCACCAGGAAAGTCTGTTTTTTGTGCTGCCGTTCTTTTTTGTCACCACCGCCTGGAACAGCGGCCAATCGATTTTCACCGGGCTGCTTGGGGCGGCGGCGCTGGTGTCGATCATCGACCCGCTGTACTACAAGTGGCTGGCGCCCAAGCGCTCGCTGTTTCTGGCGCTGCATACCCTGACACTGTTCGCCGCATTGCTCACCGCACTGCCGATCATCATGCACCTGACCACGGCCCAGAGTTACAAGCTCGCCCTCGGCGTAGCCATGGTCTTGTCGATTCCGAGCCTGGCGGTGAGCCTGCCGCTGCGCAGCCTCAAAGGCTGGGCGATGCTGCTCGGGGTCACTGCCGCCATAGGCTGTGCCGGTTGGTTTCTACGCAGCTGGGTACCGCCAGCCACGTTGTGGATGACTGAAGTCGCCATCAGTACCCAACTGCAAGACCGCACCCCCGGCGATGACCTCAAGGAAGTCAACGCCGCGCAGCTGCGAAGCAGCGGGCTGTACGCCTACACCGCGATCAACGCCCCGCGCGGGCTGGATGAACGGATCTACCACGTGTGGAAATTCAACGGCAAAGAGGTCGACCGCATCGCCCTGGATATCCACGGCGGGCGCAAAGAGGGCTATCGCGCCTGGACCCACAAGCAGAATTTCCCAGGCGACTCGGTAGGCCGCTGGCAAGTGCAGGTTTTGACAGAAGACGGGCAGGTGATCGGCGTACTGCGGTTCAAAGTCACCGACACAGCACAAACGGACAATCCAAAGTAG
- the gltP gene encoding glutamate/aspartate:proton symporter GltP: MKKAKLSLAWQILIGLVLGIAIGAVLNHFSAEKAWWISNVLQPAGDIFIRLIKMIVIPIVISSLIVGIAGVGDAKKLGRIGVKTILYFEIVTTIAIVVGLLLANLFHPGAGIDMSTLGTVDISKYQATAAEVQHEHAFIETILNLIPSNIFAAVARGEMLPIIFFSVLFGLGLSSLKPDLREPLVTMFQGVSESMFKVTHMIMKYAPIGVFALIAVTVANFGFASLLPLAKLVILVYVAILFFAFVILGLIARLFGFSVIKLMRIFKDELVLAYSTASSETVLPRVIEKMEAYGAPKAICSFVVPTGYSFNLDGSTLYQSIAAIFIAQLYGIDLSIGQQLMLVLTLIVTSKGIAGVPGVSFVVLLATLGSVGIPLEGLAFIAGVDRIMDMARTALNVIGNALAVLVISRWEGMYDDAKGERYWNSLPHWRSKQARPVGQATRS, translated from the coding sequence ATGAAGAAGGCAAAGCTAAGCCTCGCCTGGCAGATCCTCATCGGTTTGGTGCTGGGGATCGCAATCGGTGCTGTGCTCAACCATTTCAGCGCTGAAAAGGCCTGGTGGATCAGCAATGTGTTGCAGCCAGCGGGCGATATCTTTATCCGCCTGATCAAGATGATCGTGATCCCGATTGTGATCTCCTCGCTGATCGTCGGCATTGCCGGTGTCGGTGACGCGAAAAAACTCGGGCGTATCGGCGTCAAAACCATCCTTTACTTCGAAATCGTCACCACCATCGCCATCGTGGTCGGCCTGCTGCTGGCCAACCTGTTCCACCCGGGTGCTGGCATCGACATGAGTACCCTGGGTACCGTCGATATCTCCAAATACCAGGCGACTGCCGCCGAAGTGCAGCATGAGCATGCGTTCATCGAGACCATCCTCAACCTGATCCCATCGAACATCTTCGCCGCCGTGGCCCGTGGCGAAATGCTGCCGATCATCTTCTTCTCCGTGCTGTTCGGCCTGGGGTTGTCGAGCCTCAAGCCTGATCTGCGTGAGCCGCTGGTGACCATGTTCCAGGGCGTGTCCGAGAGCATGTTCAAAGTCACCCACATGATCATGAAGTACGCCCCGATCGGCGTATTCGCACTGATCGCCGTGACCGTCGCCAACTTCGGCTTCGCCTCCTTGCTGCCGCTGGCCAAGCTGGTGATTCTGGTTTACGTCGCCATCTTGTTCTTCGCTTTCGTGATTCTTGGCCTGATCGCCCGCCTGTTCGGCTTCTCGGTGATCAAGCTGATGCGCATCTTCAAGGATGAGCTGGTACTGGCCTACTCCACCGCCAGCTCCGAAACCGTGCTGCCGCGCGTGATCGAGAAGATGGAAGCCTACGGCGCGCCGAAGGCCATCTGCAGCTTTGTGGTACCGACGGGTTACTCGTTCAACCTCGACGGTTCGACCCTGTACCAGAGCATCGCGGCGATCTTCATTGCCCAGCTGTACGGCATCGACCTGTCGATTGGCCAGCAGCTGATGCTGGTGCTGACCTTGATAGTCACCTCCAAAGGTATCGCCGGTGTACCGGGCGTGTCCTTCGTGGTACTGCTGGCTACCCTGGGCAGCGTGGGCATTCCGCTGGAAGGCCTGGCGTTCATCGCCGGCGTCGACCGCATCATGGACATGGCGCGTACTGCGCTCAACGTGATCGGCAACGCCCTGGCCGTACTGGTCATCTCCCGTTGGGAAGGCATGTACGACGACGCCAAGGGCGAGCGCTACTGGAACTCCCTGCCGCACTGGCGCAGCAAGCAAGCGCGGCCGGTCGGCCAAGCCACGCGCAGCTGA
- a CDS encoding MlaD family protein, translating to METRAHHVMIGLFSVIVVVGALLFGLWLAKSSIDSAFQDYEVVFNEAVSGLSQGSSVQYSGIKVGDVISLRLDPKDPRRVLARIRLAGQTPIKEDTQAKLALTGITGTSIIQLSGGTPQSPELKGKDGNLPEIIASPSPIARLLNNSNDLMTSINLLLHNANDMFSAQNVERLSNTLDHLEKTTGSIADQRGDIKVVMQQLMQVSKQATAALEQTTVLMRNANGLLNDQGKQAFGSAEKAMKSLEQSTATINTLLTDNKSSVNSGMQGLNELAPAVRELRETLGSLRAISRRLEANPSGYLLGSDQNKEFTP from the coding sequence ATGGAAACCCGAGCCCATCATGTGATGATCGGTCTGTTCAGCGTGATCGTGGTGGTCGGCGCGCTGCTGTTCGGCCTGTGGCTGGCCAAGTCCAGCATCGACAGCGCTTTCCAGGATTACGAAGTGGTCTTCAACGAAGCCGTCAGCGGGCTTTCCCAGGGCAGTTCGGTGCAGTACAGCGGCATCAAAGTGGGTGACGTTATCAGCCTGCGCCTGGACCCCAAGGACCCGCGCCGCGTCCTCGCACGCATCCGCCTGGCCGGCCAGACGCCGATCAAGGAAGACACCCAGGCCAAACTGGCACTGACCGGTATCACGGGCACCTCGATCATCCAGCTCAGCGGCGGCACGCCCCAAAGCCCCGAACTCAAAGGCAAAGACGGCAACCTGCCGGAAATCATCGCTTCGCCTTCGCCCATCGCGCGCCTGCTCAATAACAGTAACGACTTGATGACCAGCATCAACCTGCTGCTGCACAACGCCAACGACATGTTCTCCGCGCAGAATGTCGAGCGCCTGAGCAACACATTGGACCACTTGGAAAAAACCACGGGGTCCATCGCCGACCAGCGTGGCGACATCAAGGTGGTGATGCAGCAACTGATGCAAGTGAGTAAGCAGGCCACTGCCGCCTTGGAGCAAACCACGGTGCTGATGCGCAATGCCAACGGTTTGCTCAACGATCAAGGCAAACAAGCCTTTGGCAGCGCAGAAAAAGCCATGAAGTCTCTTGAACAGAGCACCGCCACCATCAACACCTTGCTGACAGACAACAAGAGTTCGGTAAACAGCGGCATGCAAGGCCTCAATGAACTGGCACCGGCCGTGCGCGAACTGCGCGAAACCCTCGGCTCGCTGCGCGCTATCTCTCGCCGCCTGGAAGCCAACCCCAGCGGTTACCTGCTGGGCAGCGACCAGAACAAGGAGTTCACGCCATGA
- a CDS encoding nucleoside recognition domain-containing protein — protein sequence MLNGLWLGFFVVAMVSALAQWLIGGNAGIFAVMVESIFAMAKLSVEVMVLLFGTLTLWLGFLRIAEKAGIVDWLAKALGPLFRRLMPEVPAGHPAIGLITLNFAANGLGLDNAATPIGLKAMKALQELNPIPNTASNAQILFLVLNASSLTLLPVTIFMYRAQQGAADPTLVFLPILLATSASTLVGLLSVAIMQRLRLWDPVVLAYLIPGALVLGGFMALLATLSATALAGLSSILGNLTLFGLIMLFLVIGALRKVKVYEAFVEGAKEGFDVAKNLLPYLVAMLCAVGVLRASGALDFGLEGIRHVVAWTGMDTRFVDALPTAMVKPFSGSAARAMLIETMQTQGVDSFPALVAATIQGSTETTFYVLAVYFGSVGIQRARHAVGCALLAEFAGVVAAIAVCYWFFG from the coding sequence ATGCTCAATGGCCTGTGGCTTGGCTTCTTTGTCGTGGCAATGGTGTCAGCACTGGCGCAATGGCTGATTGGCGGTAATGCCGGGATTTTTGCGGTAATGGTCGAAAGCATTTTCGCCATGGCCAAACTGTCGGTGGAAGTGATGGTGCTGCTGTTCGGCACCCTGACGCTGTGGCTGGGTTTTTTGCGCATCGCCGAAAAAGCCGGGATCGTCGATTGGCTGGCCAAGGCGCTGGGCCCATTGTTTCGCCGCCTGATGCCTGAAGTGCCCGCCGGCCACCCTGCCATTGGCTTGATCACCCTCAATTTTGCAGCCAACGGCCTGGGCCTGGATAACGCGGCAACGCCCATCGGCTTGAAAGCGATGAAGGCATTGCAGGAACTCAACCCCATCCCCAACACGGCGAGTAACGCGCAGATCCTGTTCCTGGTGCTCAACGCGTCTTCGTTGACGCTGTTGCCGGTGACCATCTTCATGTACCGCGCGCAGCAAGGTGCTGCGGACCCGACGCTGGTGTTTTTGCCGATCCTGCTGGCGACCAGTGCGTCTACCTTGGTGGGTCTGTTGTCGGTGGCGATCATGCAGCGCCTGCGGCTGTGGGATCCGGTGGTGCTGGCCTATCTGATTCCGGGTGCGTTGGTGCTGGGCGGCTTCATGGCGTTGCTGGCGACGCTGTCCGCCACCGCACTGGCTGGCTTGTCGTCGATCCTCGGCAACCTCACGCTGTTCGGCCTGATCATGCTGTTCCTGGTGATTGGCGCGCTGCGTAAGGTGAAGGTGTACGAGGCGTTCGTCGAAGGCGCCAAAGAAGGCTTCGATGTGGCCAAGAATCTGCTGCCGTACCTGGTGGCGATGCTGTGTGCCGTCGGCGTGCTGCGAGCATCCGGCGCGCTGGACTTTGGTCTGGAAGGTATTCGCCACGTCGTGGCCTGGACCGGCATGGACACGCGGTTTGTGGATGCCTTGCCCACTGCCATGGTCAAGCCGTTCTCCGGCAGTGCCGCGCGGGCGATGCTGATCGAGACCATGCAAACCCAAGGTGTGGACAGCTTCCCGGCGCTGGTGGCGGCGACGATCCAGGGCAGTACCGAGACCACCTTTTACGTGTTGGCGGTTTATTTTGGTTCGGTGGGGATCCAGCGGGCGCGGCATGCGGTGGGATGTGCGTTGCTGGCGGAGTTTGCCGGCGTCGTGGCGGCGATTGCGGTGTGCTACTGGTTCTTTGGCTGA
- a CDS encoding DUF1328 domain-containing protein: MLSWAITFLIIAIVAAVLGFGGIAGTATGIAKILFVVFLVMFIASFFFGRRGRG; encoded by the coding sequence ATGTTGAGTTGGGCAATCACATTTCTGATCATCGCCATTGTGGCTGCAGTCTTGGGCTTCGGTGGTATCGCGGGCACCGCCACGGGTATCGCAAAAATCCTGTTTGTGGTCTTCCTGGTGATGTTCATCGCTTCTTTCTTCTTTGGTCGTCGCGGCCGAGGCTGA
- a CDS encoding ABC-type transport auxiliary lipoprotein family protein, with product MKRAYQMIAPVALALVSACSILPKADPSDVYRLASAQTTTQGTPVAWSLRVTKPQTSEFLDSPRIAVVPNGDLISSYANSRWSDPTPVLLRNRLLDGFQRDGRVTLLSTDETNLQADYELGGQLQAFQSEYRGSAVEVVIRLDARLVRGSDQRIIASRRFEVRQPVNDTKVPAVVAGFGLAGDQLNKQVVDWVVAQGNSAPKR from the coding sequence ATGAAGCGTGCTTACCAAATGATCGCCCCTGTGGCCCTGGCGCTCGTCAGCGCGTGCTCGATCCTGCCCAAGGCCGACCCTTCGGATGTGTATCGCCTGGCCTCGGCCCAGACCACCACACAGGGCACCCCGGTCGCCTGGTCGCTGCGCGTGACCAAGCCGCAGACCAGCGAATTTCTAGACAGCCCGCGCATTGCCGTGGTGCCCAATGGCGACCTGATCAGCAGTTATGCGAACTCGCGCTGGAGCGATCCCACCCCGGTGCTGTTGCGTAATCGCCTGCTGGACGGGTTTCAGCGCGATGGGCGGGTAACGTTATTGAGCACCGACGAGACCAATCTGCAGGCCGACTATGAGCTGGGCGGGCAATTGCAGGCATTCCAGAGTGAGTACCGAGGCAGTGCGGTGGAGGTGGTGATTCGCCTGGATGCGCGGCTGGTGCGGGGGAGTGATCAGCGGATTATTGCCAGCCGGCGATTTGAGGTGAGACAGCCGGTGAATGACACCAAAGTGCCGGCCGTGGTGGCTGGGTTCGGGCTGGCGGGGGATCAGTTGAATAAGCAGGTGGTGGATTGGGTGGTTGCGCAGGGCAATAGTGCACCGAAACGCTGA